Part of the Quercus robur chromosome 5, dhQueRobu3.1, whole genome shotgun sequence genome, GCACCTCACACAGACTCAACTACAAGCTGAGTTCACCACACTCAATCACACATGCATCCATGTTGATTGCTTCCAAAAACTAATACATATATACGCAGTTAGTCCCAAGGTTGCCCCCATCCCTTTTCCAATTTCAATTCAGTCACTGCACATGCCATAAACTATATAGAATTATTGCCGACCAAAAAGGAATAGAAGCAATTAAGAAATTATTTAGTACTGATTTGGCGGATAATTatattaagaaatttaagaTTAATTATAATCAAAAACCTCAGTGGCACATGGGCTTGCCAGGATTCGATCCAATCACATTTCAACAattcttttgattgattttttgcTCACTTTGATTTCCCAATGTTTTCTTGTTGATCCCCAAAAGCTATGATTCCACAGAAAACAcatgattaaatatttttggttcacaatgaaattgaaataattgaaGGCTACATCTGCCATTTTCGTCTGAGATCTTGGACCCATCAATCACGTTCTCAGAAGATCCATACAAACAATCACATTATGAAAGCCATGTGCACTGTGCATACTCAGCTATCCATTTTcacctcttttatttatttattttatcattattattattataaatacaatataatttaaatttataggGTCTATTCGTAACAATTGCTTTTATTATTAGGCTaatatatcaattaattttagtGTAAGTAGAGTTTTAaacctaaatctcttatttgacgacaaataattttattagttgatTCTAGTCATTCAACTATCTATTTTCACTAATTTAGCTATCCACTTTCACTAGAATTCAAtgtcattttagtcatttagctatccatttttactattttttttaataaatactatAGAATTTAAACTTATAGTGTCTATGACATaataatttctctttaaaacatCAATTGGTTTTTAGCGAAAACAtagattttaattaaatatctTATTCGACGACAAGTGGCTATACCTATTAAACTAACTAAAAGCCTTGTAACTAAATTGAcacctccccatgcacaaagtgcttgggggaaagggttcgagctaCAAGGCTagtagcatattgtaattatttctcaaaaaaaataaaaataaaaccctttccattttcactttttttttttttttttttggagaaagtccATTTTCACTAATTGTGTTTGGTCTTCCTTGGAATGGTTCCCCCAATTAGTCCCTATTCAGTTGGTGAATTTCAGAGAGTTGTTGGCCAAGTTTATGCCGAGCCAAGATGAATATAAAGCTAAGATTTTTGCTATAGCTGGGTGGTGCGTTTGGAATAGGCGCAATGCCATTCACTTTAACCGAGCTGTCCGGCTTGTGGATAGCATTTGCAGGGAAGCTGGTAATATTCTTCAGGAGTTTCTCCATGCTCGGGAGGTTGAGCTGAGCCCTCCGCGTCCTCAGGTGCTACAACAATGGCGACCTCCTGACCCAAATATTTACAAGGTCAATTTTGATGCAATTGTATTTCGAGCTTCAAGCCTGGCGGGTGTAGGTGTGATTGTTCGTGACAACCGGGGTGATCTGATTGGGGCGTTGACCATGCTTATTCCTATCAGTCAACCTGTGGCAGAGTTGGAGGCTTTGGCCTGTCAGCGAGCAGTCCAGTTTGCTTTGGAGATTGGCTTGACTCGAGTGGTGGTTGAAGGGGACTCTGTTATTGTCATTGAGGCGCTTAATAATGGTACGGGTTAGTTTGCCAGCTATGGGAACATCTTTGGTGGCATTCATTTCCAATCAGCTTGTTTTCAACATGTTGAAtctaagggtacgtttggtacactggaTGTGGATTACAATaggaatagtaatctttattaccaggaataaaatgtgttgtaatggaataactaaacctattaattagtttggttgtgagttgtaatattagaataaaacttatgatctattttaggaaaaatctcattcatacaattatatttcctagaaaataatatattttaaattttagagagatgagttatttttttatgattttttatttctataattgttaggtggatatggaaaatttatttatttggaaatatattaatgttagaaattattacatctactaaggaatagctattacaacccttttagagggaaataattattcctcattttaaagaattgctcttcataaggaatgactattcactataataaaaacataaccaaactattgaatagctaaaccatatgaataactattacattacagtgcctattacagtctaccaaacgtgccatAAGTATATTAGCCGTGTTTGTAACTCTATTGCTATTGCGTTGGCTAATAAAGGTTCTGTTGTAGGGCTTCAGGTGTGGTTAGAAGACTTACCTGATGACATTGCCCCCCTTGTGGTTAGAGATGttcattaattttggttttgaataAATTGCCCAAGCTTTTggtttggtttctcaaaaaaaaaaaaaaaaaaagatttgttaaATCAGATTGAAGAATTATATAACTACTATTATTGTTTCtacattctattattttttacaacaaggtgtatataaattcattaattagaataaaaaataaataaaacaaaaggagaatAGTTCGTATTTTAAAATGGACAACGCTGCCCTCCAACCGACAGTGTAGCAGCTGCTTGCCGAAATTTCCATGTGGTCTTGAATAGCTTGTCCTTAACCTTCCCCAGAAAGCCATGCCCATCCGTCAAGTTAAAGGAAATTTATTAtacactaccaaaaaaatataaaaaaggttattaattaaatactattagATTTATATTTTAGAAGCTATGCACAAgtaggttttttatttaaaattatgtgtCATTATATGTACTTAACCCAAGAAATTACATTCTcaaactcaaccaatgatctgTATTCATTAGTAATTTTTGGAGCTTTATTTACAAGGataataagttttaaatgtCTTGAGAGAATAACaccaagaaatgaaaaatttggcaattttttcaaactaattGCGGAGGATCATGCATAAAATCATCATAGACTGATAGAAGgacaaaattttgaatcaaTCGAGTTTTTGCCTTGTCTTTTGTGAACATTACGTTTACACTATTGCACTAGCATTGTTCTATAGTTTGGTAATATCTTCATTTGGTAATATGAATTGAAAAATACTAGGATACTTCCAAGTGGCATTCATGTGGTTttctcacagacttaggggCTTTCTCATTGAACGTTACACATAAAACCCTGTCAGCCTCATTGTGATCTCAAagcaaatctctctctctctctgtgtctctctctctcacacacacacagaaacacacacagagagagggTAATGATGATGCATAGGCTCACCGTGTTGTTGGTGCTACTTTGTGCTACCTTGCACACCGCATTATCCATCTCTTTCTCTGATGGTAAGCAACTAAACTCTCAAACTCTTTCTTGTTACAAACATATATGATGAATTATATATGCATTTGTAGCTGCGTTTAGGTAGTAAATTTGGCTAGCTACTAGCTACAATATTATTGTTAGTGCTTAGGTATATGTTGTTGCTATTTTTATTTCACTCTTGCTTTTACTCTATGATAGATCTTATCAGGGCTCCATTTAAGCTCACATATTCTTAACTACAAAGCACATTTTTTGTTGGTCACATGCTTAGCAACCCCATTGTTAATTCGTGGTTAAATTATAAAGAGATAGCATATAGGGCATTTCAGTTTCTCTACTCATCATGATCTTCACTCATCAAAAGTATTCTTGTGTTTGTGAATTATCCAcactcgtttttttttttttttttaggtcttGAATATGGGACATGTCTAGCTGAAAATCCAGAGGAACTTCTTATAAGATCATTTAAATGCATGCTTATATTTTTTAACGTATGCTATTAGAGCTATACTGCTTCATCATGAATGTGATCAACCATGGACTGTAGGAGTATAGTACATGAAGATGAGAGGTCGAGaacattatttattaaaagGAAGACCACATTTACTCCGCTATTCTTAAATTTTCAGCTTTTGTTTTATGCTAGTTTTGGCTGCTTTTACTGTGGTAGTTCTATATGGAAAGGTTGTTTTTACTTCATTATTTGTCTGGTGCTACAGCAATAAAATTCAGCTtctcatcaattttttcttatttattaaaaaagaaaaagaaaaaaaagagcttcTCATCAAATAATTAATATGAACTATGGATGTGTCCTTACTGATTGCATTCGATTAAGATTTCAATTATGTGAACATCGAAAAAGATACCTACTCCATTTGACAagttttgtttagttttgagttttgacataTTCTTGGCCTAATTTAAGAAAACCATAAATTTTCTTTGGGTGATTGACCATTTGGTTAAAAAAGTATTGATCGTATTACAAAAATAACAGACTGATCAAAGACACATGGCAAAACTACTTAATTATTAGTAGATACAAGAGAAATTGTAAGAGTTTAGACTTTAAGAAGAGTTGCATGCATCGATCATTGCATATATGCTAcgttacatatatatatatatgcttatgcagcagccttggccacgtGAAATCCTGGTCGGTTGGTGCTGGCTAAGATACCCTTggcaatttgcattttaataACGAAATATACCCTTCAATTCAATGttcatatgtatttttttttttcgttgggggggggggggggggggggggggggggcatttACGTCATTGCAGTTGCTTGGACTTCATGTGCTTTATGGGATTTAGTCTCTGATCTCTCTTATTCTTAGGAGAATCTCAGAGTCAGACATACACGTGCTATACacctcatcaaaaaaaaaaaaaaccgccaCCCCATACATTCTGGACattatttattacaaaattCCTAGGCAATTAATgatggttttgggtttgaaattgaaaggaaaaaagtataaaagttaaaacttatatagttatatttcttttttaatggagtaagtaattttaaaactttgttttgtttttttgtttttttgtttttttttttttttgggtactacTACCTACATTGTATTAATAGTTAAAAACTTTCAATTATGTGATTCAttctcccaaaaaataaaaaataaaaacttatgtgattaaatttaattagagaatCAAAATTACAAGACTTAACAGGTTGTTCCTATGTTTTGTAAGAAGGAAAACTTTAGTGTTCATACATtaatatgaataatatcaaGCCATCTAAAACAtcattttactaaataaaaatgtaaaaatatcttaatttatatttgtttttagagattttaacatcattttttattttactattaatgTACAAGAAACCAAACTATATCATACAGATATGAACTGAATAATTTGTCAATGACATAAGCAGATCATGTAGCTGtgtaataatataaaaaataaaaataaaaaaaatgaaggaattgCCCATGGTGGCAGTGATTGGCAGTATCTGTACAAAGGGTAGGAAGAAATGACAATATAAAAAGGATATGATGAAAATAAGTGACATCTCAACTCTGTTATTTAGCTAGATTTAGGGATCATATTATGTAACCCATGTTTGCTAGATCAGAGACAGTACTTGTCACATGGGAGGAGCAGTGACTAGCTagtcaaaatttcaatttaagagtatatattattataaaatcaatgattgaaaacaaaatttaatttacaaataaatattGTAATGAAAAATGCTTGCTTCTTCATTCATTTTAGGTTTATTGCCCAATGGAGAGTTCAAGCAGGGCCCAAAGCCAACACAGCTAAAAGGCACAGTAGTGACCAGCCCCAATGCCATTCCCTTTTGGGAAATTTCAGGGTACGTGGAGTACATAAAACCAGGTCAAAAACAAGGTGACATGTTGCTAGTAGTGCCTGAGGGTGCCTGTGCTGTAAGGCTTGGCAATGAGGCTGCAGTCAAGCAAAAAGTGAATGTCACAAAGGGCTTGTTTTACTCAGTAACATTCACTGCAGCTCGAACCTGCGCACAAGAGGAGCAATTGAACGTGTCAGTGACTCCTAATTCGGAGAAAAATGATTGGGGTATTTTGCCAATGCAGACTATATATAGTAGCAATGGTTGGGATTCATATGCATGGGGTTTCCAAGCTTACTTTTCGGAAGTTGAAATTTCGATCCATAACCCTGGTGTGGCTGATGATCCAGCTTGTGGCCCACTTATTTATGCTGTTGCTTTGAAGGTTTTGGAACTTCCCAAACGCACTAGAGGTAAAATTACTCTCTCtcatttcaacaaattttactatattaaCGTTGCAAATTAATGTGTCAACTTTTAAACGTAGGATAAAAACTTATAAAGATTGACAAGCGACAACAGTTCTAATAAGCTCTAGAGTATTTCATTTCACAAGGAACTTTTTTTGTGTGCTCCAATTGAACTATCTTAAATTTCAATACATTTGAAATCATTCGTTTCATTAATATGTTTGTATGCACTTTGCAGTCAACCTTTTGAAAAATGGAAATGTTGAAGAAGGTCCATATCTATACCCCAATACATCATGGGGTGTCCTAATTCCACCACACATTGAAGACGATCACAGTCCTTTACCTGGCTGGATTATTGAGTCCCTTAAGGCTGTGAAATACATTGATTCCGATCACTTCTTTGTCCCGGAAGGCAAACGAGCAGTTGAACTCATGGCCGGAAAAGAAAGCGCCCTTGCACAAGTTGTGTATACAATGCCCGGAAGGACTTATGCCCTCACATTTGCTGTTGGTGACGCTAACGATTCATGTGTAGGTTCCCTGGGTGTAGAGGCATATGCAGGCAAAGACAGTGTCAAGGTTTTATATGAATCTAAGGGCAATGGAGGGTTCAAGCGAGCCAGTCTTTTGTTCAAAGCAGTGTCACTACGCACACGTATTATGTTCCTAAGCACATTTTACACCATGACAAGTGACAATTCAGGTTCTTTATGTGGACCGGTATTAGATGATGTGAAGTTGCTTAGTGTTCGTGTTCATACACCACCACCACGTGCTTGATCGCATTGCTTTATGCGAACCGCATTGGTGCTTGATATCTGGTCCATTTCAATTAGCTTAATATATACTACAGGTTACTTGTGATAGGAGCAAGAGGGTTTATTGTGGGTTTACAATGTTCCATTCATGTATCGTTTAATAATTCTCAGCAAGTAAATTTACATTCTTGGATTAGCAGAATTGGTTTTGGAAAGACAGATGTTGCTTACAATTTTATCTTCCTTTGTCTCTTTGACTAAGTATTGATGTTTGGTACCATTAAATTATGGTTATCAAtctttcaaataataaatacGTACAAACTTAGTTATAGCCATAGACTACAACCAACACTAAGAAAATGATATGTGTTTCTGCTATATGCATTGCACATGTTTATTAGACcacaattaaatatataattgcaTACAATCATTTTAAACGAGAGTTGCACATGACAGAAACACATGTCATCTTCTTATTGTTAGGCAACATCTAAGTGTgtagatgaattttttttctacaccaTAAACTCATACCATAAGAAATGGCGgtgttgaaaatttatttttctggaAAATTGCATAAAAAGGCAGTCCAAAGTGTAAACCATATTTCATATAAATcctaagtttaaaatttttttaattaaagtttcaaacttATGAGACTGTTTCAATTTgaaactttaattaaaatgagATATAGTTAATAAAACTGCGTTAGCCTTAAATAactgagaaatgatatgtccacaacatttttacaacaaatcctaagtggcagattattactggttattatt contains:
- the LOC126725635 gene encoding uncharacterized protein LOC126725635, encoding MMMHRLTVLLVLLCATLHTALSISFSDGLLPNGEFKQGPKPTQLKGTVVTSPNAIPFWEISGYVEYIKPGQKQGDMLLVVPEGACAVRLGNEAAVKQKVNVTKGLFYSVTFTAARTCAQEEQLNVSVTPNSEKNDWGILPMQTIYSSNGWDSYAWGFQAYFSEVEISIHNPGVADDPACGPLIYAVALKVLELPKRTRVNLLKNGNVEEGPYLYPNTSWGVLIPPHIEDDHSPLPGWIIESLKAVKYIDSDHFFVPEGKRAVELMAGKESALAQVVYTMPGRTYALTFAVGDANDSCVGSLGVEAYAGKDSVKVLYESKGNGGFKRASLLFKAVSLRTRIMFLSTFYTMTSDNSGSLCGPVLDDVKLLSVRVHTPPPRA